In the genome of Phalacrocorax aristotelis chromosome 22, bGulAri2.1, whole genome shotgun sequence, one region contains:
- the LOC142067556 gene encoding TLC domain-containing protein 5-like, whose amino-acid sequence MLFPLPLRVACSLLAWLSLYAWFCHRYKHRNYEWSCRLVTLTHGILATCLSAYIGFIDGPWPLSHPGSPNTTLQVHVLCLSLGYFLFDLCWCVYFQTEGALMLAHHLVSILGITASLALGESAAEVNAVIFGSEITNPLLQARWFLKEMGCYHSFTGDVVDFFFVVLFTGVRIGVGAWLMYCELASPKPRWYIKLGGVIMYAVSWVFMVSICRFARRKSMKKYHAWRSRRSDELYLKTNGHLKNH is encoded by the exons ATGCTGTTCCCCCTGCCTCTGCGGGTAGCCTGCAGTCTGCTTGCCTGGCTCTCTCTCTATGCTTGGTTCTGCCATCGCTACAAGCACCGGAATTATGAATGGAGCTGCAGGCTGGTCACACTGACCCATGGCATCCTTGCTACCTGTCTCTCTGCTTACATTGGCTTTATTGATGGTCCCTGGCCTTTAAGTCACCCAG GATCACCAAACACAACTCTTCAGGTACATGTGCTGTGCCTTAGCTTGGGCTACTTCCTCTTTGACCTTTGTTGGTGCGTGTACTTCCAGACAGAGGGTGCCCTGATGCTGGCCCACCACCTGGTGAGCATCTTGGGCATCACAGCATCATTGGCACTCGGAGAGTCAGCTGCGGAGGTCAATGCCGTCATCTTTGGTAGTGAGATCACTAACCCGCTGCTGCAGGCCCGCTGGTTCCTGAAGGAGATGGGGTGTTACCACAGTTTCACAGGTGATGTAGTGGATTTCTTCTTCGTGGTCCTCTTCACTGGGGTGCGGATTGGAGTGGGAGCCTGGCTGATGTACTGTGAGCTTGCTTCGCCCAAACCCAGGTGGTACATTAAGCTGGGGGGCGTCATCATGTACGCTGTCTCCTGGGTTTTCATGGTCAGCATCTGTCGCTTTGCTAGGCGGAAGAGCATGAAGAAATACCATGCTTGGAGGAGTCGGAGGAGTGATGAGTTATACTTGAAAACTAATGGACATCTGAAAAACCACTGA